The DNA sequence cttgcccaaaccatgaaaaacagccacagacgaggggtgtccagataattTTGGACATATAGTGCACCAAGCCTGAATACAACATGCAGCTTGTCCTGGCCACACAATTTGACACAGCTGCTGATTAAGATGTATGAAGTCCTCGTtcacaattttgttttgtattgaatcTACActaaataattcatttcactTAAGTGGTTAATACCAATGCGTCTCTTCCCTTTTCACGAGAGAGAACATTAGCTCACGAGCTAGGTGCTCTTTCAGACACGTTTTGCTGGCTTGTTTGCCAGCTGCATCATCATGTTTGGTTGTCAATATGTTAAATGTTAGGTTTTCTGACAAGTAGTTACAGTTAGCGGTGAACCTCATTTGAATCGCTATCACCATTTGGAGCCCCGCCTACACAAGGTAATgatttttcattgtatttgtgACTGGAGAAAAGCACATTTCCTGTAGTAGAAGTAGAAGAGACCTACATTTCAGCATAGTTATTTCACATCAGTGTAAATTCAGGCTCAGAATCCCAAGTGGGGTCAACTATGAGCAGCAAAGGTGTACAGTAAAGCTTGCTTTAGAGTTGTGAAACTTTGAACTGTGAATCCACCATTTCTCACCTTGAAGTTGGTCTCCATCTCATTGAATACTTTCGTCTTCCCCCTAAGAGCCGTACACACGAGACTGGAGGAGGGAAAGGAAAGAGGGACATGAAATACGCCAGGGATCTCACTCAGCaatgcaaatatgcacacacgtTCACACCCGTCGTTCTGCCTTCAAACGCATGCAAAAACCTGcaagtgcacacatgcattcacgcagacacacgcatgcacacatgcacacacacatgcattcacagacacgcatgcacacatgcacacacacacgcattcacgcagacacacgcatgcacacgcacacacacatgcattcacgcagacacacgcatgcacacacgcacacacacatgcattcacgcagacacacgcatgcacacacacatgcacacacactcatgctcacacaaacatacacacacactctgttacCCACTCTCTCTGATTCCCTTATGTGAACCATTTTATGAAGCTCTTCAAGTCTCTTAGGCAGTGCCCATTGCccatcctgtcacacacacctcttGTGCTGATCCAACATGTCCTTATCAGTGATTAAAATCTTCAGATCTTTCAGGTCCTGCAGAAACTCTTTATCTAGATCCACATCCATGTCCTCCACCATGTTATctgtgggagagacagagagcgcaGTCATGCTTATGCATTATTACGCaagaattaaaaaaggaattttaCGTCCCCCAATCTCTCATCACTCATTGACATTTTTATGACTGTTACAATGTGTTATTGCGAGTTAGTCTTGCGCCGTGCTGTGATTCATTTCCCTGCGTTCGACTTCTCTGGCCGGAGACCAACCGAAGTCGCGCTGTCGGCGCAGGCTGCGTGTCACGacgcccgtctctctctctctctcacccacggCCCCCACGGTCCAGTAGTTGATGAGCTGGCAGGCGCAGAAGGCAAAGTCCTGGAAGGAGAGATACTGCAGCTTCCTCTTTCCTGTCTCGAAGCGGTTGTTCACAAAGAAGACAATGGCCGCATAGTCCCTGCAGCGACAAACAGGGAGACGGAGGGAGTGACTGATGCCCCAGGAAAGACGGACAAAGAGAAGGAAATATGTGCTGGCCAATATGTGCGCTGACTGtccccttcccagcatgcagcggTGCTGTATACTTTTAAAAGTGATCCTCAGAGAACAATCCTCAAGGTGACAGCCCCTACAGATCTGCCGTACAAATACTAGGAATGTCCACACAAATACTTcccatgggttttttttttttttttatcgctgGCTCACTCTACATACGTTTATATTATTcaggcaggacctgaaatgtaTTACATAAACATATGGTCAATTCAATCTGATATGCATCATTGCCTGATATTCATAAGGGCAGCATTTTCCATGGGCTTGATTAAATCCAGATATTCTGCTCATCATATCACAGAATATGTGAGTAAACCAGATGCACATTGTCACTAATGTTACTGGCAGAAATATCTCACCTGGCCAGCCTATCAGACAGCAGGAAGTGCTGCTGAATGTTCTCCACAAGACAGCCCTTCAGCTCTTCCACCACTTTAAACACACGCTTGAAGTTATCGAACTGTAAACAATAACCCCACACAACAGAATAAGCAGTCAGGAACAAGCTTCTTTGTCACCACTAATGATGGGTAACATGGCAATCGAGTCATTTTTTCCAGGTCCTTATGTTCGTGCATAATCtgactgcagacacagagaacatctctctctcttgtactccacactgctgtctACATCTCCTACTCCTTACCATGTATATCTAGGCTGACTTTGatcctttttatttatacatatagcTTGATATTCACTGGCGCAAATCAGGTTAAGCACCCTGCAGTACAAACAGCAATATACCTGCTATGACAAATCTCTATCCTTTGAGTTACAAGACAAGCTCCATAACCACTGCGCTACACTGTCACCCAGTTATTCTCCTGCATTCCCTTTTGGTAGAGGAAGTGACAGTGGTCCTTCAGGTTCCTTTAGCGGTTGTGAGGACCCTGGAACACTGAAGATATTGGGACCGTTTAACCAGCGGTCCCAGGACGACTCCCCCTCCCACCTGGCGTCGGCAGCTCTTCAGCGCGATCGCCGTCTTTGTGCTGATATCATCCAGGTCTTTCTTCGTTCCCTTGGACAGTTTCTTCCCCAGGACTTCTCGCACGAAGGCACTGTCAAAAGCGTAGTACCTACGCAGGAAAACACCGATGTTTTAGTGTATATGGAACCATCGGGTACGACTCCGCAATCACGTCTGTATCTTCAGCACCACATAATTTCAGACTGTAGTGGCTAGGCTAATCTCTGAAGTCTACTTCGATGGCGAGATGACCATCTCTATTTGGGATCCACCTGAACATGGAGCTCAATCCAGGTTCACTCATTTACTGACTGACACGTTGAGATACACCACTGCTGAGACTGATTACGGACCGATAGCACATATTTGGCTAAGGAGTCCAACTGCTGGTGATGGTTTCTGTCATGAGCATGATAATGTCTTATTTACTATGCTGCCTCCAACTACTGACTGAGTGGCATTGGAGGTCCCAGTCTGGTCCCACCTGTCACACTTGGTACTACACCAGCATAGAGTTAAAAATTCAAAAGCGGAAGACAAAAGAAGACAGGTTCAAGTTGTAGCCAGTCAATATGCCTCACCCTGCACCACTCTTGGCCAGACAGGTATTGGTCATGTTGATAGTGATGCTCAGCTCAATAACACATGcagcacaaagacacagacagataggcAGGCAAGCATGCAGACAAACAGTGTGCCTCATGGCCACTGTCTGTCCCTGTATATGCAGAAAGATAGCctgtcacagatggaaattatGATTATGTGCAACGCCAAATGGAGTGCAACAGAGGCAGAACGATCGTGTGATCTCGACTGTGCGAGAGACGAACCGAAGCCCACACATTCTGCCACGCGGACGaacagagagcaggaggtgTGAATACACACCTCTCAATGAGCAtggcctgtctgtgtggagggaTCTGGAACAGAAGCTGATTGGCCAGCTTGGCTGGGCTGTGGAGAAGACGCTCACACATCTGGAAGGTGCGGAACTGGTCCATGGTGTCACTGTGAAGCACCTCCGCACTGGCCTCCCACTCCTCCagcacccctccctccatccgcACCCGCACCGCCTCATTCACTGAGGAAGGGAGAACAGAGGAGAGACGCAGGAGAACCCAGAGCTGTTAAGATAATTGTTTTGATCACTAATTATTCACAACCTTAATGAACATGGGcaaaaaaggctgtataaaataaacaataaaggtaatgagctatattgCATGCACAAAAAAGGGGAAACTATTGTGTCTAACACTCAATATTACAGAGTTGCCTAAATTTGCCAGAAAAGGCCTCTGTTGAGGGCAATCACGCATATGGATTTTGATAAATGCCACTGGAACTTCAGCTGAAAATGGGTGTTACACTGTATGAAGAAACATACAAAGACCCCCCAAATATATTCACCAATCTCATAAATCACTACAGAAGATGTCTCTGTAGTGTTATCCTTGCAAAGTTAGGGTTCAGAAAGTACATAAAACAGTGGTGTGAATATTTGTGACCCATTTCTGggaataatttatataatttgagATAAGTGTTATTTTggcatttcaaatatattattagtATGTTATGAGAGTAGGCTCAGTAGGCTacttatattgttttattgtactCTGTTTTGTTAACCTTTATCAAAGGTGTAAATTATTTTGGAGGGAAGAGTATATTGCTTATTTTACATGTATGTTACGTATGTTTGGCAACTATATGACTGCCTTGTGTAAACATGTTGCTTATAGACAATTCACCTATATCAATTAAATTGGTTTTGAATGCGCCAATACCTGTATAACCGTCGAGCCACAACTGGTAGACTTCCTCGTCCATGATGGTGGTGTTTCCCACAAACACATCGAGTTCCACAGACATCTTTGaaaaagttaatatttttaAGTGACATGCCAGCGCAAACAAACTGGCTTACCTTAGGATATGAGTGATTGTCAAAATATCCAGATAACACGTTTATTCCCACTTAGGGATGGACTGCAACACGGTTTACTCGTGCTCACTTTATTGTTACAAACTTACACGTTTCGACGTATTGCcttgaaatatttcatattgtttcAGTTTCGTTATGCTCATTCCTTTTTCAGGGATAACACTACCAAGCAAGGACTTTAAAATcacctaacgttagctagctagctataatgtGTACATTAGCTACCTCTCCAGTACAGCACACTAGATAACAACACTGACTTCACTTACCTTATTCCCCTTTGAGAGGTCGTTAAAGTGTGTTAAATTACGAGGGGTGCTACCTACCTACCTATGCAAGCTCAGTCCAGTAAGTAAATACTAATTAGGCCATACAATCACTTTATAAGACAGAATTGACGGCATATTCCATAAAGCCTTCAGTGAAGGCTAGCTCACAAGCTAACATTCTACATTCGCTTTAGCTTAGCAGCTATTATTCCTAGCTGGTCAGTTATTACTAATGTTGTTAGCTAGTATACGTGAACAGCCGGCTATAAATTAGCTAACTGTTAACTGAAGCGAGGAAAAGCTGTTttgtattcattaaaaaaacatacaattggCTATCTAGCTAAGAAGTACAAACTGATACTTAGGCAAGCCGTCGCTGTCAAGAACACGCACGGCCCatctgtttgggtttttttgaaACAGAAAATTACACACTGATCACTTCCGGTTATGAAGGCGTTTTTAGTGATACATTAGACGAGTTGCAGCTGACGTCACAATGCAGAAAAGGTCTGCTTCCTATATGTGGGTTGCAAGATGTAAATAAGGCATCGCGTTGGGCAGGGTACATAGTGTACATTTCATATTGTAATAATGGCTAGTttgatataaataattatatgcaGGTGAATGGTATATGGAATTAATGAAGGTTACAACTGGTCGATTATATCTACCTCCCTTACAAATCACACATCTCATATTATTAACAGTAGCAATGTATGCACATCACTTTGCAATTTTCTCAGCTAGTCTTAGATACTATGTCAGCCCTTTCTCAGCAAGACTCTGTTAAAGTTAGAAATTTGGCACAAAATGATGTGAGTGTTGAGGTATCACGTTTTTTATGCCTTACACGTGGGTCTTATAACATGAGTATATTATCTGTATAAAATACCAAAACTGGAATATATTTAGAGCTGTCCTGAGGTGAATGCTGAGGAGATTTTAATGCATCTCTAAATACACTATTTAAAAGTGCATCTGTAAGAAATTGCAATTATAAAGCTTAATAATTTTATCCGTCATTTAACAAAGGCTTGgtgtgtgggggcagggggttggaggtcggggtgggagggggggagggagtagCTTCAGGACGAGGCCCCCCTTTCCCAGCTGAAGGAAGTGTGTCATGTCTTCCACTTTTTGCTGTTTACACTGTCCCACTTCCTCTGTCAACTCagtgtttgctgtgtgtataGTTGCTCACTGTACCTCTGGCTTCAGATTCTGTCCTGATCTTGACAAGGTtctctcaagaaaaaaaattcagaatatGCTGTGATTGACTTTTAATTATGAATAAGACTGAATTACTATCTATTGCTTATTGAAGCTTATTGCTTATTGTTGTAGTTTATAGTATAGTTTAAAATGAGCTTTGACAATGGATTTGTCTGCAactatataaaaatgtacaggtATACACTTTCCACTTTGCCTCAATAGATTAAGCTGCATAAATCCTCCCAAATCCCTCTCTTCACCCAACCCCCTTCTCATTTCACTGTCTCATTCTGtctttcaaaatacaaaagggAAAAATGGCATCGTCAACTTTCTTTTTGTTCAGTGCCTCTTTCCATGTTTCTAATTCTCCCTACTACCCCGCtatccccccccctttcatctAATTCCACAGTGCCCTATTTACACCATCAAACATATCCAAACAGCTCAGAACTCAATTTTTGTCAATCTCTTTTCCCTACACATGCCCCACAACTCTTCCCTTTATATACACGCACTTCAAACATacatactcactctctctctcactcacttcattctctctctctttttctctctctctctctctcgctggttAACACCCTTCATTGTTCTGTTCTTACTGGGACAATACAGTTGGAATCATGGGCGGAAGGATGTGGTCAAACACCACGGCTCAAACAGGAGAATAGCCTATTGTCACACTttccgtttgtgtgtgtgtgtgtgtgtgtgtgtgtgcgtgcgtgtgtgtgggtgtgtatgtgtgttatctAAATGCTAATGTAAAgttaatgaggaaaaaaaattcctcCAAAGGTCATGTAGGGATGTGTGACACAACTACATAACAATATTTAAGGCATAAATATATGTTGAGCAGaaacatgtacatatatttctgaaaaacagacaTCATTGTTTCATGTATGTGTTTCTATATTTTATATGGTTTATAATTTCGagagaaaattgtttttttggggCATAATTGTGATCTCTCTTTGAATTTCATCTGACCTGAACACATTGTAAACGCGCATGTGACTATGACaatatgatgtcatttttttccccatgtggTACAATACGGATTCTTGCCGTAAAGGAAGACCACAACGGGGtaaaaagagggagggggagggagagtgagcaagagaaagaggaggacaTTACTGATGCCGCTTCTACCGCTAACAACACGGGCGGAAATTCAGCTATACTcaaataatcatattttaacTACATGTTTTAAGTAGTTAATAGCGACATTTTGGAAGAGCGCGAGAGGCTTGCGGGATATTATTGTTTTCCTCCAGGATTGCCTGCATttcagaggaaaagagagggggcaTTCTGATCCGATTCTGCCTGTCctacatttttctatttatttatttaattaatttatgtacAGTAGAATAGCGACGACTATTTCTGTTCCTCGTGTTTTAATGTTCTCTGAAGAGGCTGTTTTCCATACATCATCAAATGTAACAAAAggatatttttcagaaattacGGAATGAGGAGTGGGACCaaggctcagagagagagacgcatcCGCCAGAAGTGAGTGCGAAGCGGACATTGTTATCGCTGAGGAAAGGGAAATGGCTTTGCAATGATTTCTTGCTTTTCTTATaccaacacatttttatttaattagactGTGCGGATGCATAGGCTACTCGACCTCGTAGCGCATCTCTGCCACAGAGGGGCATCCTGTTCTTAGGCACATTTTTCACCCGTGAATACACCATCACTCGAAAAGGAACGAACACATGCCTCGGATTTACTTCGCGTCACCCTTCACGATAACAAGACATAGATGtcacatcatcatcaccactgtGTCCAAGGTTTGTTAAGATAGACAAACAAACGCGTAGGAAAGTATCAACTGTCGCTTGATAAACCAACATATAGCCTAACAGTGCCGCCCCTACCCGTACCGGAGAGAGAAGTCAGTAGGCTAGAGTTGTTATAGCCTACTTTGCTACAGGCCTTGGGGAACGACTGGGCAGCGAGGGAGATGCTCAGAGAGAAGATTTAAAATATACACTTTGGAACAGTGTGGGGCATGTGAGTTGGAATAGGAATTGTTTAAGATATCACTTGCATGTCAGATGAGATAGCACCGCTGAGTGAGTTTTCACTGGGTGAAATTAAACACCGAAGAACAAACATAGATAAcctaatgtattttaaattattgaaattatcaTATTCCGTGCGGGTTTAGCGTATGcttgcaacttttttttttttacaaaagggAAAGATTTAGACACAAGATTAACAAATCGTAATTTTTGGCTCTATACACATCTATGGCAtacgaaaaacaaaaatagaaaaaaacgtAGGCCTGTCTTCTGCCGCACAGCTGGTAACTCGCATAGCCATTTAAGTGTACTGCTGAACAGTTGATAGCAGTCCCTCAGTAGTACTCATAGGGGCCTCCTGATTAATAAATAACCCACCATAACGAAATGGGAAGTGACAGTGAGATTTACAACCAGGAGCTGTCTAAGATGTCCGATGAGGACTTGCTTGCATGCACCAAGGAGGAGCTGGTGGGTCGACTTCGTAAAGAGGAGTCCGACAAGATATCGGCCCTAATTCAGCGAGGCCGTCTAATCAAAGAGGTCAACAAACAATTACAGGGACATCTGCTTGAAATCCGGGAGCTGAAAGTCATTAATCAGCGACTTCAGGAAGAAAACCAAGAACTGCGCGACTTGTGTTGTTTTCTGGACGACGACCGACTCAAAGTTAAAAAGTTGGCTCGGGAATGGCAGCTCTTCGGCCACCACGCTGCCAAAGTGATGCGCGAAGACCTGGGTGGTTACCTGAAGAAGTTGGCTGACTTGGAGAGGCTGCAGGACGGGTTGGTGAAGGAGAATTTGGACCTGAAGGAGCTTTGCTTGGTGCTAGAAGAGGAATGCGTAAGCAGAAGCGACTCCAGCCCCGGCGGATCGACGGAGCTGAGCTTGCCGTGCATGGTGGTTCGCGACTTGGGCGATGGCAGTTCTAGCACTGGGAGTGTCGGTAGTCCGGACCAACTCCACCTGGTTTGCTCGCCTGATGATTGAAGCGCGGCAGCATTGCCGTCCCATACTCCGGGTCAATAAGAGAAGCAGCAACTGAGAAAGATGGTTTAATACCAACATTCTCAGACGGAAAATCGTTTACAATGATGATAACTTGAGAACACGACTTGGAATGAATGTCCCGTAAACTATGGGAAGTGGGACATGTGTTTTGTTAGCACGTCTGGACTTATGCAAAAGAATTAAACTCGAAATGTTTGCAATTATAAGCCATTACTGTCTTCTCAGACATGAGCCTATATAGTACAAAGTGAATGGATTGTGATATGACTGGGGAAGCAGATACAAATAATGGGGTTTTAGGGGTTGGTTAAGCCCTCCATTTTAAGATAATTATAATGTGAATGATGAATTatgacttattttatttaaattttttttttatttgtctatttgttttttttgttgttgttttttggggggtggggggatgggtaACCTTTGAAATCGGCTTGCATAAGGAAGTGTGCAAAAattgggggggtgtgtgtgtgtttgtgtgtattggggaggagggggggggggttcaaacTGATATGTGAGTACAAAAATAACTAATAACCCAAATGAAATTGAACTGGAATAGGTTTGTGCACTGGACTGACTACTTCACCTTATGCTGACATGTAGTCGACCAGGCTAAACTGAGTTCAGCTGAATCAGTTCTTTTGAAGCCTGTCAGAATCGTGGCAGCCCAAAGGGCCTGACCATGTATGAGCACGGACATTATATGGCTTTGGTGCGTGCCCTGGAAAGTCATGACATCTCACACAAAGAtggtgaaaaataatattttctctgTGAATGACTCATTGAGTCTAATTAAGAGAGTGGAATGTTAAGTTGTTTCAGATCTGCTCTCTTTTGGTTGGTAATGGAATAGTTCCTATGATGTCCAAAATGGTTTtgctaaaaagaaaatgtttttctgaaacAACATTGAATTATTCTTTGAATTTATAGACTGATCTAGAATGTACCATAGTAAACCAGACTGCACCATAGTAGACTGTCTTTTGCACTCGACTGGGTGACATGTAACAGTGACACACTGGTCTGTGTTGTACTGTGTATAATCACATTGCACTAAATTGGACAGTTCAAAGACCTGCACACCTTGACCCTACTGAATTATCATATACTGTGCTGTATGCAGATCTATACTGCACATAACTGCACTATATCAAGCTTTGTTGTCCTCAACTGGAATTGAAAGACTGGTTTGTATAGTACACTGGATTTATTCACTCGGGCCCATCCATGGTGTTTAATTTAATGAGAGCTCATTTGGTATtacaaagaaatgttttaagtacagtatttacatgttactattattataattatattattaatgataTTAACTTCATTGTAGTTATTTCTATATCACCATTTTACtcatttgccatttaaaatataatgcttttgctttgtgtttattttgtttgactgttggcttattattatcatcatcatcatcaccatcatcagtATTGCTTTAAATGATTATGATTTGTGTTTTCAATATATGAATTGtgctccctgattggctgctgttgGCTGTGTTgctggctgtgattggtgggctGTGCTGTTAGTGAATGGGAGAGCTTTAAatacactgagacacacaaccTTGTCTTGGACTCCTTTGTTGTCATTGAATGCACACTAAACAGTCATTCTGATTTTGGTATGTCTCTCAGATTTCTCAGATTGTGTTATTTATCCTTATAGCAGGTTCGACCAGGAAGTGTTGTCCCCTTGTACTCTGGAACTTTATTACTAAAACCTGTGGACAGAATTATCCCACCCCTCTGTGGCCAATAGAAGTACCTTTTGTACAGAACTTCAGTTTGACAGTTTGGCAAAATATCACACTGGACAGTAATACTCATGTACTCAGATTAGCATTAATGCTTTAATAAAGGCACACACTTACTCTCTCTTACACAAATGCactttctctgcctctcacaTGCACTCCATGTTAATGCAAGTCTTGTGCAACAAAGTCACTCCCTTTaattgagagggagggagagagcaacagagaacCCTGTGTGTTGGGGTCACAGGGTCCTTTAACCCATTCACCTCTTCCTCACTatgttcttttctcttttctcctctcttgcTGCTCCTTTTTTTGCCCCTGAACCCCCCAGGTGTATCCACCTCTTGCCTCGGCCCCCTGTTGACAAGTTTCACCTTCTCCATGGTTTCTCCCAACCTCTGAATCTCTTTTTCCAACTGCTGTCTCTTTGCTTTTGCCTTCTACTAGtgtttttcacatattttcctCCTTTTTGGGCAGACTAGCATAAATGACTTGCATTATATGATATTACCTCGTTAAATATTTGGATATGTACCATGGCAACAAGAGTAAATTACTGCTGCTCAAACCCGGGATGAAAATCTATGACCATCCTCGATCATCAGCCCTTTTTCCTCACTGCTCGTTTATGCAGCTGATCAGACTTCATCAGGTCTCTTCCCCATTGCCAGTCTCTCCTCCTGTCCATCCCCTTCCAGCACCAACCCACCCGAAGCCAGAGGGCAGTGTGTTCTAGTACAACATGGAGGAGGGTTTCCTCTGTTCCACAGATGCATCGGATCGGATATGAAGCATTAGTGCTCACTATTTGTGATTTGTGCTACTTTTGGAACTATGTGTAAAGAAAGAGAAACGGCGttatgcggtgtgtgtgcgtgcgtgcgtgtgtgtgtgtgtgtgtgctcgcacgcacgcctgtgtgtttgtgtttctctgttAGTGGTGTGTTGCTATGTGTCTGTACTCAGGACATCCTAAAAGGAAACAGCAGACTGactcctcccttcccccctccccctccccctacttTTCCTAATGGTCACCAGGGGTAACAGCATCACTCAACAGGATATAGAGTATTTGAAAGAGACCAGGAATAGGACAGATTAGAGGGATGATGGCAATGGCAACCAATGAACTGGCAGAGAAAGCTGAATACAgcctattttcttttaaaatcacTTCCCCCAGCCCAGCAGTGGAGGCCATGCTCCTGCCAACTGCCCTTGAAAAGTAAATGCTGTCAGTTTTGAGGTAAATTGAATAAAACGACAGATTGATCATAATTATTCAACTTTTGACATGcataaaaattatgtttttcccaaaacattcttgtgaaaatgaaagatttgtaaaaaatattgtggaCCATAACTCACTCAACATCGcttaattattcaataaatataagATTTACATACCCATGGATCTGTGATATAACTGAAGCtttttatttctacattttaacAAAGGTTATTCATATTGCTTGCATTTTGCTAACAATAATGACAATCTTAATTACATAGCTAGTTAGAGCACaactatatcagattttttttaattttgtttttttatcatgaaTGCGTTAAATTCATGTATGGTGTAATGGCACAGGAAGTCCTGGCTATATCCATGTAATTACTGCTTTTCAGCTACTTGTTTATTagaattgtatttttacatgaaCACCATGGTGATCATTTCCTCACCTAtcatacaaaatgtattcaatgcAATGTCAGCCAAACTCTCTCTATCTTAAACTTGTATTTTATAGCAAACCATTCCAGGTCGGTACCTTTTTCTCAGATTTGTTATTATGTCATAATCATAATGAGCAAGACCATATAACCTCGTGaagcacatacatatacaaagtcattttcagtcttttattttttcccttacTGATGAGAAACAgtttgcaaatacatttcagtgaaaaataaataaaactttctcTCCTCAATAAATACGTAGTTCTCTATAGCCATCCCTTactttttttagcatttataaTGACTGTATATATTACTGATAAAATGATTACTCTGAAAATATATGTAGAAAAATATTATGTAATATATGTATACTATTGATATAAACTTTTTATATAGTTCTAATATAATCTCACA is a window from the Anguilla anguilla isolate fAngAng1 chromosome 3, fAngAng1.pri, whole genome shotgun sequence genome containing:
- the fibpa gene encoding fibroblast growth factor (acidic) intracellular binding protein a isoform X2 yields the protein MSVELDVFVGNTTIMDEEVYQLWLDGYTVNEAVRVRMEGGVLEEWEASAEVLHSDTMDQFRTFQMCERLLHSPAKLANQLLFQIPPHRQAMLIERYYAFDSAFVREVLGKKLSKGTKKDLDDISTKTAIALKSCRRQFDNFKRVFKVVEELKGCLVENIQQHFLLSDRLARDYAAIVFFVNNRFETGKRKLQYLSFQDFAFCACQLINYWTVGAVDNMVEDMDVDLDKEFLQDLKDLKILITDKDMLDQHKSLVCTALRGKTKVFNEMETNFKNLSRGLVNIAAKLLNAKDVRDFFIDLVEKFIEPCRSDKWTAADVKLFLTHYTNSAHILDAFKHQAVWDRYMGVIKSCILKMYHD
- the fibpa gene encoding fibroblast growth factor (acidic) intracellular binding protein a isoform X1 gives rise to the protein MSVELDVFVGNTTIMDEEVYQLWLDGYTVNEAVRVRMEGGVLEEWEASAEVLHSDTMDQFRTFQMCERLLHSPAKLANQLLFQIPPHRQAMLIERYYAFDSAFVREVLGKKLSKGTKKDLDDISTKTAIALKSCRRQFDNFKRVFKVVEELKGCLVENIQQHFLLSDRLARDYAAIVFFVNNRFETGKRKLQYLSFQDFAFCACQLINYWTVGAVGERERETGVVTRSLRRQRDFDNMVEDMDVDLDKEFLQDLKDLKILITDKDMLDQHKSLVCTALRGKTKVFNEMETNFKNLSRGLVNIAAKLLNAKDVRDFFIDLVEKFIEPCRSDKWTAADVKLFLTHYTNSAHILDAFKHQAVWDRYMGVIKSCILKMYHD
- the ccdc85b gene encoding coiled-coil domain-containing protein 85B; translation: MGSDSEIYNQELSKMSDEDLLACTKEELVGRLRKEESDKISALIQRGRLIKEVNKQLQGHLLEIRELKVINQRLQEENQELRDLCCFLDDDRLKVKKLAREWQLFGHHAAKVMREDLGGYLKKLADLERLQDGLVKENLDLKELCLVLEEECVSRSDSSPGGSTELSLPCMVVRDLGDGSSSTGSVGSPDQLHLVCSPDD